One genomic window of Halorubrum hochsteinianum includes the following:
- a CDS encoding 2-oxoacid:ferredoxin oxidoreductase subunit beta yields MSSDIRFTDFKSDKQPTWCPGCGDFGTMNGMMKGLAETGNDPDNTFVVAGIGCSGKIGTYMHSYALHGVHGRALPVGTGVKMARPDIEVMVAGGDGDGYSIGAGHFVHAVRRNVDMTYVVMDNRIYGLTKGQASPTSREDFETSTSPDGPKQPPVNPHALALASGATFIAQSFSSDALRHQEIIQEAIEHDGFGFVNVYSPCVTFNDVDTYDYFRDSLVDLKEEDHDPTDREDAKDVILDNEKEHQGVIYRDESSVPYHEQHGVDEDMSVLPDGAPESATDLVREFY; encoded by the coding sequence ATGAGCTCAGACATTCGATTCACCGACTTCAAGTCCGACAAGCAGCCGACGTGGTGTCCGGGGTGCGGCGACTTCGGCACGATGAACGGGATGATGAAGGGCCTCGCGGAGACGGGGAACGACCCCGACAACACCTTCGTCGTCGCCGGCATCGGCTGCTCCGGGAAAATCGGCACGTACATGCACAGCTACGCGCTCCACGGCGTTCACGGGCGCGCCCTTCCCGTCGGAACCGGCGTCAAGATGGCCCGGCCCGACATCGAAGTGATGGTCGCCGGCGGCGACGGCGACGGCTACTCCATCGGCGCGGGCCACTTCGTCCACGCCGTCCGGCGGAACGTCGACATGACGTACGTCGTGATGGACAACCGCATCTACGGGCTGACGAAGGGGCAGGCCTCCCCCACCTCGCGCGAGGACTTCGAGACGTCGACGAGCCCCGACGGTCCGAAACAGCCCCCGGTCAACCCCCACGCGCTGGCGCTCGCCTCGGGCGCGACGTTCATCGCGCAGTCGTTCTCCTCGGACGCGCTCCGCCATCAGGAGATCATTCAGGAGGCCATCGAGCACGACGGGTTCGGCTTCGTGAACGTCTACTCGCCGTGCGTCACCTTCAACGACGTCGACACCTACGACTACTTCCGCGACTCGCTGGTCGACCTGAAGGAGGAGGACCACGACCCGACCGACCGAGAGGACGCGAAAGACGTCATCCTCGACAACGAGAAGGAGCACCAGGGCGTCATCTACCGAGACGAGTCGTCGGTGCCGTACCACGAGCAGCACGGCGTCGACGAGGACATGTCCGTCCTCCCGGACGGCGCGCCCGAGAGCGCGACCGACCTCGTCCGCGAGTTCTACTGA
- a CDS encoding digeranylgeranylglycerophospholipid reductase yields MVDRYDVAIAGAGPAGAQCARDLATRGYDVVVLETESEDEFPRQSNKSTAGTFPSMMSSFGIPDDVVMSYTDDVVLESPNEYYASYQPGAVLEFADFKRFLVEDGRENGAEYRFDARVSRPILDDDGVIEGIRYNGDEELYADVVIDATGPAAPIASALDVVDLERENQAIGIEYEMEGVEMNHPEYADLRRAMMLRLDHDIAPGGYSWIFATGEDTAKVGLCYIQNDRHREFAEAGKTVDGYLDDWVSRDPRFADAEQIGEKVHRGSAHIQMPDQMHTDRFLAIGDTVPTIDPLWGEGIHKGMKSARAAAATVDRCLTDSERRLDADSLAVYERLWHRDVAPRMKARLMLTRLLYLAPNERYDRFMRDLRRTDENTLEKANQGDKAAMAKLLHLSDVPLLTKFARERLDV; encoded by the coding sequence ATGGTTGACCGCTACGACGTCGCGATCGCCGGCGCGGGCCCGGCGGGGGCGCAGTGCGCCCGCGATCTGGCGACGCGCGGCTACGACGTCGTCGTCTTAGAGACGGAGTCGGAAGACGAGTTCCCGCGACAGAGCAACAAGTCGACCGCCGGCACGTTCCCGTCGATGATGTCCTCGTTCGGGATCCCGGACGACGTCGTGATGTCGTACACCGACGACGTCGTGTTGGAGTCGCCCAACGAGTACTACGCGAGCTACCAGCCGGGGGCGGTGCTGGAGTTCGCGGATTTCAAGCGGTTCCTCGTCGAGGACGGCCGCGAGAACGGCGCGGAGTACCGCTTCGACGCGCGCGTCTCGCGCCCGATCCTCGACGACGACGGCGTCATCGAGGGGATCCGCTACAACGGCGACGAGGAGCTGTACGCCGACGTCGTGATCGACGCCACCGGCCCGGCCGCGCCGATCGCGAGCGCGCTCGACGTCGTCGACCTCGAACGGGAGAACCAGGCGATCGGCATCGAGTACGAGATGGAGGGCGTCGAGATGAACCACCCCGAGTACGCTGACCTCCGGCGCGCGATGATGCTCCGGCTGGACCACGACATCGCGCCCGGCGGCTACTCGTGGATCTTCGCGACCGGCGAGGACACCGCGAAGGTCGGCCTGTGTTACATCCAGAACGACCGCCACCGCGAGTTCGCCGAGGCGGGCAAGACGGTCGACGGCTACCTCGACGACTGGGTGAGCCGCGACCCCCGCTTCGCCGACGCCGAACAGATCGGCGAGAAGGTCCACCGCGGCTCCGCGCACATCCAGATGCCGGACCAGATGCACACGGATCGCTTCCTCGCGATCGGCGACACGGTCCCCACCATCGACCCGCTGTGGGGCGAGGGGATCCACAAGGGGATGAAGTCGGCCCGCGCCGCGGCCGCGACCGTCGACCGGTGTCTCACCGACTCGGAGCGCCGCCTCGACGCCGATAGCCTCGCGGTCTACGAGCGGCTCTGGCACCGCGACGTGGCCCCGCGGATGAAGGCGCGGCTGATGCTCACGCGCCTGCTGTACCTCGCGCCCAACGAGCGGTACGACCGGTTCATGCGCGACCTCCGGCGGACCGACGAGAACACGCTGGAGAAGGCGAATCAGGGAGACAAGGCGGCGATGGCGAAGCTGCTCCACCTCTCCGACGTCCCGCTGTTGACGAAGTTCGCGCGCGAGCGACTCGACGTCTGA
- the citZ gene encoding citrate synthase, which translates to MADELKRGLEGVLVAESDLSYVDGEVGKLVYRGYDIEDLARGASYEEVLYLLWHGSLPTAAELDAFAADLAAERDVDDDVIETVRALADAGERPMAALRTATSMLSAYDPEGDESADDGEATLRQGRRITAKIPTVLAAFERVRQGEEPVAPDPELSHAGNFLYMLTGTEPDAVSEETFDMALTLHADHGLNASTFTAMVIGSTMADVYSGVTGGIGALSGPLHGGANQDVMEVLHEIDASSKDPVQWVKDTRDGGGRIPGFGHRVYKVKDPRAVILEEKLRDLAESSGDTKWLDYTTAIEEYLTDQGLVEKGIAPNVDFYSGSVYDTLGIPVDMYTPIFAMSRVGGWIAHVAEYQEDNRLIRPRARYTGPEDAEFVPIDER; encoded by the coding sequence ATGGCCGATGAGTTAAAACGCGGGCTCGAGGGCGTCCTCGTCGCGGAGTCGGATCTGAGCTACGTCGACGGCGAGGTCGGGAAGCTCGTGTACCGCGGATATGACATCGAGGACCTCGCTCGCGGCGCGAGCTACGAGGAGGTGCTGTATCTGCTGTGGCACGGTTCTCTCCCTACCGCCGCGGAACTCGACGCGTTCGCCGCCGATCTGGCGGCGGAGCGCGACGTGGACGACGACGTCATCGAGACGGTCCGGGCCCTCGCCGACGCCGGGGAGCGTCCGATGGCCGCGCTCCGGACCGCGACGTCGATGCTGTCAGCCTACGACCCTGAGGGCGACGAGAGCGCCGACGACGGCGAGGCCACCCTCCGGCAGGGCCGGCGGATCACGGCGAAGATCCCGACGGTCCTCGCCGCGTTCGAGCGCGTCCGTCAGGGTGAGGAGCCGGTCGCGCCCGACCCGGAGCTCTCGCACGCCGGGAACTTCCTCTACATGCTCACCGGGACCGAGCCGGACGCCGTGAGCGAGGAGACGTTCGACATGGCGCTCACCCTCCACGCCGACCACGGGCTCAACGCCTCCACGTTCACCGCGATGGTGATCGGCTCGACGATGGCGGACGTCTACTCCGGCGTCACCGGCGGCATCGGCGCGCTCTCCGGCCCCCTCCACGGCGGGGCCAACCAGGACGTGATGGAGGTGCTCCACGAGATCGACGCCTCCTCGAAGGACCCCGTCCAGTGGGTGAAAGACACCCGCGACGGCGGCGGACGCATTCCCGGCTTCGGCCACCGCGTCTACAAGGTGAAAGACCCCCGCGCGGTGATCCTCGAAGAGAAGCTCCGCGACCTCGCCGAGTCGTCGGGTGACACCAAGTGGCTCGATTACACCACCGCGATCGAGGAGTACCTCACCGATCAGGGCCTCGTCGAGAAGGGAATCGCCCCGAACGTCGACTTCTACTCCGGCTCCGTCTACGACACCCTCGGGATCCCCGTCGACATGTACACGCCCATCTTCGCGATGAGCCGCGTCGGCGGCTGGATCGCCCACGTCGCCGAGTACCAGGAGGACAATCGCCTCATCCGCCCCCGCGCCCGGTACACCGGCCCCGAGGACGCCGAGTTCGTCCCGATCGACGAGCGATAG
- a CDS encoding PINc/VapC family ATPase, producing the protein MNVVPDTSAVVDGRVSERVADGTYESVTVFVPEAVVGELESQANDGLESGWDGLSELKRLADHADDGTIELRYVGERASGDARSNAHEGDVDALIRDLAADHDATLLSSDVVQAEVARAKGLDVEYVEPVARGVVDDLPIRDFFTDETMSVHLKTGTVPKAKRGSLGEMRYVEIDDEPTEEAQMREWANSIVDLARQSNEGFIELSDDGMDIVQFRDYRIAVARPPFADGIEITAVRPIAKTTLDDYEFADELRDRFTERKRGVLISGSPGAGKSTFAQAVAEFLNDSDYAVKTMEKPRDLQVGPEITQYGALGGEMENTADSLLLVRPDYTIYDEVRKTNDFEVFSDMRMAGVGMVGVVHASRAIDALQRLVGRVELGMIPQIVDTVVYIEAGEVHTVYDVTTEVKVPAGLTAEDLARPVIQVSNFETGRPEYEIYTFNRQVVTVPLDEDGGEAGGDSGVGRIAKKEIEREIRSVAHGHVDVELNGDDEAVVYVTEGDIGTVIGKGGGRIADIENRLGIDIDVRTHDEKPGGSGQGPAGGAADNGSGGGQVGAERGTVVAPEITSRHVVIDVDDGVGETVEVRADGEYLFTATVGRGGEVQVSRGSAIAEELEDAIDRNRTVTVVPAR; encoded by the coding sequence ATGAACGTAGTACCGGACACGAGCGCGGTCGTCGACGGCCGCGTGTCCGAACGCGTCGCGGACGGGACCTACGAGTCGGTCACCGTGTTCGTCCCGGAGGCGGTCGTCGGCGAACTCGAGTCGCAGGCGAACGACGGGCTCGAATCCGGCTGGGACGGGTTGAGCGAACTCAAGCGCCTCGCCGACCACGCCGACGACGGGACCATCGAACTGCGGTACGTCGGCGAGCGCGCCAGCGGCGACGCCCGCTCGAACGCCCACGAGGGCGACGTGGACGCGCTGATCCGCGACCTGGCCGCCGACCACGACGCGACGCTTTTGTCCAGCGACGTGGTCCAGGCCGAGGTCGCCCGCGCGAAGGGGCTCGACGTGGAGTACGTCGAACCCGTCGCCCGCGGCGTCGTCGACGACCTGCCGATTCGGGACTTCTTCACCGACGAGACGATGTCCGTCCACCTCAAGACGGGCACCGTTCCGAAGGCGAAACGCGGGAGCCTCGGCGAGATGCGCTACGTCGAGATCGACGACGAGCCGACCGAGGAGGCGCAGATGCGCGAGTGGGCCAACTCGATCGTCGACCTCGCCCGGCAGTCCAACGAGGGCTTCATCGAGCTCTCCGACGACGGGATGGACATCGTCCAGTTCCGGGACTACCGGATCGCGGTCGCGCGGCCGCCGTTCGCCGACGGCATCGAGATCACGGCCGTCAGACCGATCGCGAAGACGACGCTCGACGACTACGAGTTCGCGGACGAACTGCGCGACCGGTTCACGGAGCGGAAGCGCGGCGTGCTCATCTCCGGGTCGCCCGGTGCCGGGAAGTCGACGTTCGCGCAGGCGGTCGCGGAGTTCCTGAACGACAGCGACTACGCGGTGAAGACGATGGAGAAGCCGCGGGACCTCCAGGTCGGCCCGGAGATCACCCAGTACGGCGCGCTCGGCGGCGAGATGGAGAACACCGCCGACTCGCTCCTCCTGGTCCGGCCGGACTACACCATCTACGACGAGGTGCGGAAGACGAACGACTTCGAGGTGTTCTCGGACATGCGGATGGCCGGCGTCGGGATGGTCGGCGTCGTCCACGCCTCGCGCGCCATCGACGCGCTCCAGCGCCTCGTCGGCCGCGTCGAGCTCGGGATGATCCCGCAGATCGTCGACACCGTCGTCTACATCGAGGCCGGCGAGGTCCACACCGTGTACGACGTGACGACCGAGGTGAAGGTCCCGGCGGGCCTCACCGCCGAAGACCTCGCGCGCCCGGTCATTCAGGTGTCGAACTTCGAGACGGGCCGGCCGGAGTACGAGATCTACACGTTCAACCGGCAGGTCGTCACCGTCCCGCTCGACGAGGACGGCGGCGAGGCGGGGGGTGACTCCGGCGTCGGCCGCATCGCGAAAAAGGAGATCGAACGGGAGATCCGATCGGTCGCGCACGGCCACGTCGACGTGGAGCTGAACGGCGACGACGAGGCGGTCGTCTACGTCACCGAGGGCGACATCGGCACGGTGATCGGGAAGGGCGGCGGCCGCATCGCCGACATCGAGAACCGCCTCGGGATCGACATCGACGTCCGCACACACGACGAGAAGCCCGGCGGGTCGGGGCAGGGCCCGGCGGGCGGTGCCGCTGATAACGGCAGCGGCGGGGGACAGGTCGGGGCCGAGCGCGGAACGGTGGTCGCCCCGGAGATCACCTCGCGGCACGTCGTCATCGACGTCGACGACGGCGTCGGCGAGACGGTCGAGGTGCGCGCCGACGGGGAGTACCTCTTCACCGCCACCGTCGGCCGCGGCGGCGAGGTCCAGGTCTCCCGCGGTTCCGCCATCGCCGAGGAGCTGGAGGACGCGATCGACCGGAACCGAACGGTGACGGTCGTTCCGGCGCGCTGA
- a CDS encoding type 1 glutamine amidotransferase, giving the protein MTRLRFALLNAAHDGANTRRNFRREIDADLVEFDAVSGDLPDHTEFDGVVVTGSRSSVYWDEAWIPPLVDYVAEAADAGCPVLGVCYGHQVLAEALGGRVAGMDGFEIGYNEIRQTREDPLFEGIDESFTAFTTHGDAVVELPPSATLLAENDRGVHAFRDGHCWGVQFHPEYDAETARDVTDGKRDQIGDARVDAVLESITPAAYDAACEAKALFDNFTAYAERLASDEAEPAAADD; this is encoded by the coding sequence ATGACTCGCCTCCGGTTCGCCCTGTTGAACGCCGCTCACGACGGCGCGAACACGCGTCGGAACTTCCGCAGAGAGATCGACGCCGACCTCGTCGAGTTCGACGCCGTTTCCGGGGACCTCCCCGACCACACCGAGTTCGACGGCGTCGTCGTGACCGGGTCGCGCTCGTCGGTCTACTGGGACGAGGCGTGGATCCCGCCGCTGGTCGACTACGTCGCCGAGGCCGCCGACGCCGGCTGCCCGGTGCTGGGCGTCTGTTACGGCCACCAGGTGCTCGCGGAGGCGCTCGGCGGCCGCGTCGCCGGGATGGACGGATTCGAGATCGGCTACAACGAGATCCGTCAGACCCGCGAGGACCCGCTGTTCGAGGGGATAGACGAGTCGTTCACCGCGTTCACCACCCACGGCGACGCGGTGGTCGAACTCCCGCCGTCCGCGACGCTGCTCGCCGAGAACGACCGCGGCGTCCACGCGTTCCGCGACGGCCACTGCTGGGGCGTCCAGTTCCACCCCGAGTACGACGCCGAGACCGCCCGCGACGTGACCGACGGGAAGCGCGACCAGATCGGCGACGCCCGCGTCGACGCCGTCTTGGAGTCGATCACGCCGGCGGCGTACGACGCCGCCTGCGAGGCGAAGGCGCTGTTCGACAACTTCACCGCCTACGCCGAGCGCCTCGCGAGCGACGAGGCCGAGCCGGCCGCCGCGGACGACTGA
- a CDS encoding alpha/beta fold hydrolase, translating into MPYATNAGAEIRYEVDAPDAGDPDEAVVFCGDAGLGAWQFGWQHAALAGPHTVITPETRGVGRSDAPPGPYSIETLAADVEAVCAAEGVRNAHLVGYGLGGTVALTAALTSSRPASLALLGTPPAGDAYNADGVWADPADPAAVEGSLNGLLSVDFREAHPDALSRIAEWRLAEDADREAYEAHRAALDEFDLADELFEVATPALVVHGTDDTVCPVTAGETLAEGLPRGEFHPIEGARHLVGVEASAAVNDMLAGWLAEHASATFE; encoded by the coding sequence ATGCCCTACGCGACAAACGCCGGCGCGGAGATCCGGTACGAGGTGGACGCCCCCGACGCCGGCGACCCCGACGAGGCGGTCGTCTTCTGCGGCGACGCGGGGCTCGGCGCGTGGCAGTTCGGCTGGCAACACGCCGCCCTCGCTGGCCCCCACACGGTGATCACGCCGGAGACGCGCGGCGTCGGACGGTCGGACGCGCCGCCCGGCCCCTACTCGATCGAGACGCTCGCGGCCGACGTCGAGGCGGTGTGCGCGGCCGAGGGGGTCCGGAACGCCCACCTCGTCGGCTACGGGCTCGGCGGCACCGTCGCACTGACGGCCGCACTGACCTCCTCGCGACCGGCGAGCCTCGCGCTCCTCGGGACGCCGCCGGCGGGCGACGCGTACAACGCCGACGGCGTCTGGGCCGACCCGGCCGACCCCGCCGCGGTCGAGGGGTCGCTGAACGGGCTCCTCTCCGTCGACTTCCGCGAGGCGCACCCGGACGCGCTCTCGCGGATCGCGGAGTGGCGGCTCGCCGAGGACGCCGACCGCGAGGCGTACGAGGCGCACCGCGCCGCGCTCGACGAGTTCGATCTGGCCGACGAACTCTTCGAGGTCGCGACGCCGGCCTTGGTCGTCCACGGGACCGACGACACGGTCTGTCCCGTCACCGCCGGCGAGACGCTCGCGGAGGGACTCCCCCGCGGCGAGTTCCATCCGATCGAGGGCGCTCGACACCTCGTCGGCGTCGAGGCGTCCGCCGCGGTGAACGACATGCTCGCCGGGTGGCTGGCGGAGCACGCGAGCGCGACGTTCGAGTGA
- the alaS gene encoding alanine--tRNA ligase, with product MSDLEAEYRLDYFEEEGFERKECSSCGAHFWTRDADRELCGEPPCADYSFIDDPGFPEAHSLSEMREAFLSFFEEHGHERIDPYPVAANRWRDDVLLTQASIYDFQPLVTSGQTPPPANPLTVSQPCIRMQDIDNVGKTGRHTMAFEMMAHHAFNTREEVEEGEYAYHGEVYWKDETVRYCDELFESLGADLEEITYIEDPWVGGGNAGPAIEVIYKGAELATLVFMCMERDPDGDYEMKDGHTYSFMDTYIVDTGYGLERWTWMSQGTATVYEAIYPDAIEFLKDNAGIEHTEAERELIHRAAKLSGRLDIDDVDDVEAARGEIADRLDVDVERLRELVEPLESIYAIADHSRTLAYMFGDEIVPSNVGTGYLARMVLRRMKRLVDEVGVDAPLDELVDMQADRLGYENRDTVREIVRSEERKYEETLERGARKVEQLADEYAGTGEPIPTEELLELYDSHGIQPDMVADIADERGATVDVPDDFYALVADRHEEADAAEAADERDERLADLPETEKLFYDDQGRTEFEAVVLDVLEAEEGYDVVLDQTMFYPEGGGQPTDRGQLTVGETTVDVTDVQETDGIVLHRTDADPGKGEFVRGQVDGDRRDRLRAHHTATHLIGHAAREVLGGHVRQAGAQKGTDSARLDVRHFERITREDVKAIERVANELVRDDVPVRQEWPDRNEAEAEHGFDLYQGGVPPGTNVRLIHVGDADVQACAGTHVDRTGEIGAVKVLKTEPVQDGVERIVFAAGAAAVEATQRTEDALYDAADVLDVDPLDVPDTAERFFEEWKARGKEIESLKEELATARASGGADAEEVEVGGATAVIQRLDGDADELRATANAHVDDGKVAVIGSGAGGSASFVVGVPDGVDVNAGQVVSELAGRVGGGGGGPPDFAQGGGPDADALDDALEAAPDVLRSLQEA from the coding sequence ATGAGCGATCTCGAAGCGGAGTACCGTCTCGACTACTTCGAGGAGGAGGGGTTCGAGCGCAAGGAGTGTTCCTCCTGTGGCGCGCACTTCTGGACCCGCGACGCCGACCGCGAACTGTGCGGCGAGCCGCCATGTGCGGACTACAGCTTCATCGACGACCCGGGCTTCCCCGAGGCCCACTCGCTGTCGGAGATGCGCGAGGCGTTCCTCTCTTTCTTCGAGGAGCACGGTCACGAGCGGATCGACCCGTACCCGGTCGCCGCGAACCGCTGGCGCGACGACGTCCTCCTGACGCAGGCGTCCATCTACGACTTCCAGCCGCTGGTCACCTCCGGGCAGACGCCGCCGCCGGCGAACCCGCTGACCGTCTCCCAGCCCTGTATCCGGATGCAGGACATCGACAACGTCGGGAAGACGGGCCGGCACACGATGGCGTTCGAAATGATGGCCCACCACGCGTTCAACACGCGCGAGGAGGTCGAGGAGGGCGAGTACGCCTACCACGGCGAGGTGTACTGGAAAGACGAGACGGTCCGGTACTGCGACGAACTGTTCGAGAGCCTCGGGGCGGACCTCGAAGAGATCACCTACATCGAGGACCCGTGGGTCGGCGGCGGCAACGCCGGGCCCGCAATCGAGGTCATCTACAAGGGGGCCGAGCTGGCGACGCTCGTCTTCATGTGTATGGAGCGGGACCCCGACGGCGACTACGAGATGAAGGACGGGCACACGTACTCGTTCATGGACACGTACATCGTCGACACCGGCTACGGGTTAGAGCGGTGGACGTGGATGAGCCAGGGGACCGCGACGGTGTACGAGGCGATCTACCCCGACGCCATCGAATTCCTGAAGGACAACGCGGGGATCGAGCACACGGAGGCGGAGCGGGAGCTGATCCACCGCGCCGCGAAGCTCTCCGGACGGCTCGACATCGACGACGTCGACGACGTTGAGGCCGCGCGCGGCGAGATCGCAGACCGGCTCGATGTCGACGTCGAGCGGCTGCGCGAACTGGTCGAGCCGCTCGAATCGATCTACGCGATCGCGGACCACTCGCGGACGCTCGCGTACATGTTCGGCGACGAGATCGTCCCCTCCAACGTCGGGACGGGTTACCTCGCGCGGATGGTGTTGCGCCGGATGAAGCGGCTCGTCGACGAGGTCGGCGTCGACGCCCCGCTCGACGAGCTGGTCGACATGCAGGCCGATCGGCTCGGCTACGAGAACCGCGACACGGTCCGCGAGATCGTGCGCAGCGAGGAGCGGAAGTACGAGGAGACGCTGGAGCGCGGTGCCCGGAAGGTCGAACAGCTCGCCGACGAGTACGCCGGCACCGGCGAGCCGATCCCGACCGAGGAGCTGTTGGAGCTGTACGACTCCCACGGGATCCAGCCCGACATGGTCGCCGACATCGCCGACGAGCGGGGCGCGACCGTCGACGTGCCCGACGACTTCTACGCGCTCGTCGCCGACAGACACGAGGAGGCCGACGCCGCCGAGGCCGCCGACGAGCGCGACGAGCGGCTCGCCGACCTCCCCGAGACCGAGAAGCTGTTCTACGACGACCAGGGGCGCACCGAGTTCGAGGCGGTCGTCCTCGACGTGTTGGAGGCCGAGGAGGGGTACGACGTCGTCTTAGACCAGACGATGTTCTACCCCGAGGGCGGCGGACAGCCCACCGACCGGGGACAGCTCACGGTCGGCGAGACGACCGTCGACGTCACCGACGTACAGGAGACCGACGGGATCGTCCTCCACCGCACGGACGCCGACCCTGGGAAGGGGGAGTTCGTCCGCGGGCAGGTCGACGGCGACCGCCGCGACCGCCTCCGGGCGCACCACACCGCGACGCACCTCATCGGCCACGCCGCCCGCGAGGTGCTCGGCGGCCACGTCCGGCAGGCCGGTGCCCAGAAGGGGACCGACTCCGCGCGCCTCGACGTGCGCCACTTCGAGCGCATCACCCGCGAGGACGTGAAGGCGATCGAGCGCGTCGCCAACGAGCTGGTCCGCGACGACGTGCCCGTCCGGCAGGAGTGGCCCGACCGGAACGAGGCGGAGGCCGAACACGGCTTCGACCTGTATCAGGGCGGCGTCCCGCCGGGAACGAACGTCCGCCTGATCCACGTCGGCGACGCCGACGTTCAGGCCTGCGCGGGCACCCACGTCGACCGCACCGGCGAGATCGGCGCGGTGAAGGTGTTGAAGACCGAGCCGGTTCAGGACGGCGTCGAGCGCATCGTGTTCGCGGCGGGTGCCGCCGCGGTTGAGGCGACCCAGCGCACCGAGGACGCGCTGTACGACGCGGCCGACGTGTTGGACGTCGACCCGCTCGACGTGCCGGACACCGCCGAGCGCTTCTTCGAGGAGTGGAAGGCCCGGGGCAAGGAGATCGAGTCGCTCAAAGAGGAGCTCGCGACCGCGCGCGCCTCCGGCGGTGCCGACGCCGAGGAGGTCGAGGTCGGCGGGGCGACCGCGGTCATCCAGCGGCTCGACGGCGACGCCGACGAGCTCCGCGCCACCGCGAACGCCCACGTCGACGACGGGAAGGTCGCGGTGATCGGCAGCGGTGCCGGCGGCTCCGCGAGCTTCGTCGTCGGCGTCCCGGACGGAGTCGACGTGAACGCCGGGCAGGTGGTCTCGGAGCTCGCCGGCCGCGTCGGCGGCGGCGGCGGCGGGCCGCCGGACTTCGCGCAGGGCGGCGGCCCGGACGCCGACGCGCTCGACGACGCCTTGGAGGCGGCACCGGACGTCCTCCGCAGCCTCCAGGAGGCCTGA